In one window of Amblyomma americanum isolate KBUSLIRL-KWMA chromosome 9, ASM5285725v1, whole genome shotgun sequence DNA:
- the LOC144105390 gene encoding ras-related and estrogen-regulated growth inhibitor-like, translating to MARKSSGLSPIRVVVVGKQSVGKSAITVRFLTRRFISEYSSMKDLLYRHTVLVDNRKCELEILDTSRYQENSFPEDKMGWADALVVVYSIEDRWSFDEASSCLEKVQQLFPCLPTILVANKRDLSHVRQVEVDDGRQLSLRLHCKFFEVSAADSYAGVSMAFQSILRQVIDTKIVRSLTPVRRRLSVVTVSKMLDAVFGKNEKRRKKRPSLSF from the exons ATGGCCCGCAAGAGTAGTGGACTGTCACCCATCCGGGTCGTCGTCGTTGGAAAGCAGAGCGTCGGGAAATCAG CCATTACAGTGAGGTTCCTAACCAGGCGCTTCATCAGCGAGTACAGCTCCATGAAGGACCTCCTCTACAGGCACACGGTTCTCGTGGACAACCGGAAATGCGAGCTGGAGATCCTCGACACATCGAGATATCAG GAGAACAGCTTTCCGGAGGACAAGATGGGCTGGGCTGATGCACTCGTAGTCGTCTACAGCATCGAAGACCGGTGGAGCTTCGACGAGGCCAGCAGCTGCCTGGAGAAGGTCCAGCAGCTGTTTCCATGCTTGCCGACCATCCTGGTGGCCAACAAGCGTGACCTATCCCACGTCCGTCAGGTGGAAGTCGACGATGGGCGCCAGCTCTCTCTCCGGCTCCACTGCAAGTTCTTCGAGGTGTCCGCCGCCGACAGCTACGCGGGCGTCAGTATGGCATTCCAGAGCATCCTCCGCCAAGTCATCGACACCAAGATCGTCCGGTCCTTGACGCCCGTCAGGCGACGGCTCTCCGTAGTGACGGTGTCGAAGATGCTTGATGCCGTCTTCGGCAAGAACGAGAAGCGACGTAAGAAGAGGCCTTCCTTGTCCTTCTAG